A region from the Linepithema humile isolate Giens D197 chromosome 1, Lhum_UNIL_v1.0, whole genome shotgun sequence genome encodes:
- the LOC136997515 gene encoding uncharacterized protein — protein sequence MEGQGRKKDDQTSKTTKETQDENKAILNTMVKLLIQQTEATTKLGTYVQKMYEGMETLITSIKAQEQIGKDLKKVTETCLADVRTLSEKVREVPTNTEISEIIHSTAIEPNNTEWSEIQNQTNNTENITHMQSLNEMTKTFANLNKTLECNIQRKFNIKRDYKLTTKSNLDLWLDSLNSELAANDLLEVLNNNNDNSEKTMKEKNIIRDIIINRLDSKYHQEIIELKDPKDILLKIKEIKRLETNMTHVTVKVQKLYSIKKSQKEKAVDFFDRFDNIIREYEICNSEIELTEKEIRAAFYNAVSDSSPELRTAYIVKGQTGPEMTIEQMKTCLLQIEATRQNTNTFCILIKINNMI from the exons ATGGAAGGgcaaggaagaaaaaaagacgacCAAACTTCAAAAACAACAAAag AGACACAAGATGAAAACAAGGCCATACTAAACACAATGGTAAAACTACTAATACAACAAACCGAAGCAACTACAAAACTAGGCACATACGtgcaaaaaatgtatgaaGGGATGGAGACCCTCATAACATCAATAAAAGCACAAGAACAAATAGGAAAGGACCTAAAAAAAGTGACCGAGACCTGTCTAGCCGACGTCCGCACCCTTTCAGAGAAAGTAAGAGAAGTACCAACAAATACAGAGATCTCAGAAATTATACACTCTACTGCTATCGAACCAAATAATACAGAGTGGTCagaaattcaaaatcaaacaaataatacCGAGAATATTACTCATATGCAATCACTAAATGAAATGACTAAAacctttgcaaatttaaataaaactttagaatgcaatatacaaagaaaatttaatattaaaagagattATAAACTAACAACTAAAAGCAATCTAGATCTATGGTTAGATTCCTTAAATTCAGAATTAGCTGCGAACGATTTATTagaagtattaaataataataatgacaattcAGAGAAaacaatgaaagaaaaaaatatcattagagacattataataaatcgaCTCGACTCTAAATACCATCAAGAAATCATAGAATTAAAAGACCCCAAAGacatattactaaaaattaaagaaattaagagACTAGAGACAAACATGACGCACGTTACTGTAAAGGT ACAAAAACTCTATAGCATTAAAAAgtcacaaaaagaaaaagcggTTGATTTCTTCGATAGATTTGACAATATCATAAGAGAATACGAAATTTGCAATTCCGAAATAGAACtaactgaaaaagaaataagagcTGCCTTCTACAATGCAGTGTCTGACTCCAGCCCGGAGCTGAGAACGGCATATATTGTAAAAGGTCAAACAGGTCCAGAAATGACCATTGAACAAATGAAGACTTGTCTCTTACAGATAGAAGCAACAagacaaaatacaaatacattttgtatacttatcaaaataaataatatgatatga
- the LOC136997514 gene encoding ABC transporter H family member 2-like has translation MHLMSEYFKRHPMKHEDRVGDLPVGYRNIERNEIHLGYGVYICARQYDAVCVISKTMPQFVKNLAIAVFGIKTLKESSVTGARSNRNKNKTQETARPALDSTKLQALRAAVKHYAMSERGQDEITADYEAQQIGTHIAHKIYELNNPPNRNKAQHKKVVSAQVCEVMNNFENTSNDPNDSSVPNNDNSNASSSLSVTEMNNSSKEHGLFETSLSDSKNNECNNVTFSNKENDEEESSIVSSTIHDITDTSRNSIHDNNSD, from the exons ATGC acTTAATGtccgaatattttaaaagacatCCTATGAAACATGAAGACCGAGTTGGAGATCTTCCTGTAGGTTATAGGAATATTGAGCGTAACGAG ATTCATCTTGGTTATGgagtatatatatgtgcacGTCAATATGATGCAGTATGTGTAATTTCAAAAACAATGCCAcagtttgtgaaaaatttggCTATCGCAGTTTTTGGCATTAAAACTCTTAAAGAAAGTTCAGTAACTGGTGCTAGAtctaatagaaataaaaataaaacacaagagACAGCTAGACCAGCACTAGATTCTACTAAGTTACAAGCCTTAAGAG CTGCTGTAAAACATTATGCAATGTCTGAGAGAGGCCAAGACGAAATAACAGCAGACTATGAGGCACAACAAATTGGAACTCACATAGCACATAAGATTTATGAACTTAATAATCCACCAAATCGAAATAAAGCACAACATAAAAAGGTTGTTTCTGCACAAGTGTGTGAagttatgaataattttgaaaacacTAGTAACGATCCAAATGATAGTAGTGTGCCAAATAACGATAATTCCAACGCATCTAGTTCTCTTTCAGTAACTGAAATGAACAATTCTTCGAAAGAACATGGATTGTTTGAAACATCATTATCAGATAGTAAGAATAACGaatgtaataatgtaacattttctaACAAAGAGAATGATGAAGAAGAAAGTAGTATAGTTAGTTCAACAATACATGATATTACTGACACTAGTCGAAATAGTATACATGACAACAAttcagattaa
- the LOC136997089 gene encoding putative leucine-rich repeat-containing protein DDB_G0290503: MSSCGARSKCIVPGCGNVYCKAIVKNPHIRFYKVPKNIQLKEQWAHVCGKSLEKFTGFICSNHLKKNDYERGLAEALGESSKPRLKCTAIPSLHLPISDDLNANKENTELSDIIFTQSSLDKENIESGHTIFKQSSPTHDENPLLNTCYKNAITQTEEHFCDIINMRLNCVTKKFEESEESRKNLEIELNKFKVKYEAAITELNATNSEIIELKNNNNQLRCYKDAITQTEEHFCDIINIRLNCVTKKFEESEESRKNLEIELNEFKAKYEAAITELNATNSEIIELKNNNNQLRCYEDAITQTEEHFCDIINIRLNCVTKKFKESEESRKNLEIELNEFKAKYEAAITELNATNSEIIELKNNNNRLNSCLNKLLTQCQIDIALNKKNT, from the exons ATGTCAAGTTGTGGAGCACGGTCAAAGTGCATTGTACCAGGATGTGGCAATGTTTATTGCAAAGCAATTGTAAAGAATCCACATATTCGATTTTATAAAGTGCCCAAGAACATCCAATTAAAGGAACAGTGGGCACATGTATGTGGGAAAAGTCTTGAAAAGTTTACCGGTTTTATCTGCtcaaatcatttaaaaaaaaatgattacgaGAGAGGTCTTGCAGAAGCACTGGGCGAATCATCAAAACCTCGATTAAAGTGTACAG CAATACCATCATTGCATTTACCAATATCTGATGATTTAAATGCAAACAAGGAGAACACTGAATTAAGTGACATAATCTTCACGCAATCTTCATTAGATAAG GAGAACATTGAATCAGGTCACACAATTTTCAAACAGTCCTCACCAACACATGATGAAAATCCATTGCTAAATAcatgttataaaaatgcaataactcAAACAGAAGAACATTtctgtgatattattaatatgagaCTCAACTGCGTAACCAAAAAATTCGAGGAGAGTGAAGAATCTCGTAAGAATttagaaatagaattaaataaattcaaagttAAGTACGAAGCAGCGATTACCGAATTGAATGCAAcaaattcagaaataatagaacttaaaaataataataatcaattaagatGTTATAAAGATGCAATAACTCAAACAGAAGAACATTtctgtgatattattaatataagacTCAACTGCGTAACCAAAAAATTCGAGGAGAGTGAAGAATCTCGTAAGAATttagaaatagaattaaatgaaTTCAAAGCTAAGTACGAAGCAGCGATTACCGAATTGAATGCGAcaaattcagaaataatagaacttaaaaataataataatcaattaagatGTTATGAAGATGCAATAACTCAAACAGAAGAACATTtctgtgatattattaatataagacTCAACTGCGTAACCAAAAAATTCAAGGAGAGTGAAGAATCTCGTAAGAATttagaaatagaattaaatgaaTTCAAAGCTAAGTACGAAGCAGCGATTACCGAATTGAATGCGAcaaattcagaaataatagaacttaaaaataataataatcgactGAATagttgtttaaataaattattaacgcaATGTCAAATTGATATAGcactaaacaaaaaaaatacgtaa
- the LOC105672265 gene encoding uncharacterized protein, with protein sequence MLQFLHIFTGECREYFRKELKHLSRQMYAIEALLKENTARGRCDEANKVVADDLLPPLPLMTLQQFFHCETQLKVNTEMKKQFEHVICRIGGSTGKQFVRNTLPQIVSNELGTQMSWTGQKSGVGFKSTSICKLIIDSVMKQLPASTSAELEAAIQEWLRRSGDRIRHIKQGTLNKNNHI encoded by the exons atgttacaatTTCTTCATATCTTTACAGGCGAATGCAGAGAATACTTCCGCAAGGAACTGAAACATTTGTCCAGGCAAATGTACGCGATTGAAGCTCTACTAAAAGAGAATACAGCACGTGGTCGATGCGATGAGGCAAATAAAGTAGTTGCAGACGATCTGTTACCTCCGTTGCCTCTGATGACACTTCAACAGTTTTTTCATTGTGAAACTCAGTTGAAAGTGAATACCGAGatgaaaaaacaattt GAACACGTTATATGTCGAATTGGAGGTTCAACGGGTAAGCAGTTCGTTAGAAATACTCTACCACAGATTGTCTCTAATGAACTGGGTACTCAGATGTCATGGACAGGTCAAAAGAGTGGTGTAGGCTTTAAATCCACATCCATATGCAAACTTATAATCG aTTCGGTGATGAAGCAGCTACCAGCTTCGACATCTGCGGAGCTAGAAGCTGCCATTCAAGAATGGCTCCGTCGCTCAGGCGATCGAATAAGACACATTAAACAAGGCacattaaacaaaaacaatcaTATTTAG
- the LOC136997092 gene encoding uncharacterized protein isoform X1 translates to MHMQTLKKEKKKAVAEEYQKILCNYNIEKNIDERDFSENITIDSSGPTTKKYSQYQEKLSVDRNVSVALQELKSLLNEKVQKMEEKIEERIENSSKIIEENIIGIVKEPLSQACEAVCRMEEMLKKICNFGDRLSTSSMSSEIENQVYLGSGFYCTNAGFAAMKAAKNDCDWAAALLIGVFGEDAK, encoded by the exons atgcatatgcagacactaaaaaaagagaagaaaaaagcaGTAGCAGAagaatatcagaaaattttatgtaattataatatcgaaaaaaatattgatgaaagaGATTTTTCTGAGAATATAACAATAGATTCTAGTGGACCTACTACTAAGAAATATTCacaatatcaagaaaaattatcaGTTGATCGTAATGTGTCTGTTGCACTTCAAGAATTGAAAAGtcttttaaatgaaaaagtgcagaaaatggaagaaaaaatagaagaaagaaTAGAAAACAGTAGCAAGATtatcgaagaaaatattataggaATTGTAAAAGAACCACTTTCACAAGCGTGTGAAGCTGTTTGTAGAATGGAGGAAATGTTGA aaaagaTATGCAACTTTGGAGATAGACTCAGCACCAGCAGTATGTCTTCAGAAATAGAAAATCAg gtTTATCTTGGCAGTGGTTTCTATTGCACAAATGCAGGTTTCGCAGCTATGAAAGCAGCAAAAAATGATTGCGACTGGGCTGCAGCCCTTCTTATTGGAGTTTTCGGCGAAGATGCTAAATAA
- the LOC136997092 gene encoding uncharacterized protein isoform X3, producing MLRKWLHNSQDYSECYDLIQLLLEKICNFGDRLSTSSMSSEIENQVYLGSGFYCTNAGFAAMKAAKNDCDWAAALLIGVFGEDAK from the exons AATGGTTACATAATTCACAAGATTATTCTGAATGTTACGacttaattcaattattattag aaaagaTATGCAACTTTGGAGATAGACTCAGCACCAGCAGTATGTCTTCAGAAATAGAAAATCAg gtTTATCTTGGCAGTGGTTTCTATTGCACAAATGCAGGTTTCGCAGCTATGAAAGCAGCAAAAAATGATTGCGACTGGGCTGCAGCCCTTCTTATTGGAGTTTTCGGCGAAGATGCTAAATAA
- the LOC136997092 gene encoding uncharacterized protein isoform X2, whose protein sequence is MLGALLSTNCVYWVYRIEWLHNSQDYSECYDLIQLLLEKICNFGDRLSTSSMSSEIENQVYLGSGFYCTNAGFAAMKAAKNDCDWAAALLIGVFGEDAK, encoded by the exons ATGCTCGGAGCACTGTTGTCCACAAACTGCGTTTATTGGGTTTATCGGATCG AATGGTTACATAATTCACAAGATTATTCTGAATGTTACGacttaattcaattattattag aaaagaTATGCAACTTTGGAGATAGACTCAGCACCAGCAGTATGTCTTCAGAAATAGAAAATCAg gtTTATCTTGGCAGTGGTTTCTATTGCACAAATGCAGGTTTCGCAGCTATGAAAGCAGCAAAAAATGATTGCGACTGGGCTGCAGCCCTTCTTATTGGAGTTTTCGGCGAAGATGCTAAATAA
- the LOC105679552 gene encoding uncharacterized protein, protein MAQYWVMYRSVRFTGDEHTARFPDTGFIYPKYTSRQSDTLVSSRVRVPTLTSTTTTFRTVALSEKPIKYGFVFSYDNYGLMRHFYKCPHMLYDPSDKTYGVFTVDEYIFCDYNTHTIDVWQRVRKELPLFDAIIYTEKSYKWPKQSAYQVMVHMRWNCSTRRLTSDVQQSVSNSDAIAELYPPGIKVVSTNNTVMLLENDRPKLAMYPDGSKDLSSHFTTEWRGNNYEFVHDHITNQFWLSELCIDRGK, encoded by the coding sequence ATGGCGCAGTACTGGGTGATGTATCGCAGTGTTCGTTTCACGGGAGACGAGCACACGGCTCGTTTCCCCGACACGGGATTCATCTATCCGAAGTACACGAGTCGGCAGAGCGACACGCTCGTGTCGTCGAGAGTGCGCGTACCCACGCTCACCTCCACGACCACGACGTTTCGCACGGTCGCGTTGTCCGAAAAACCGATCAAGTACGGTTTCGTCTTCTCGTACGACAATTACGGTCTGATGCGACACTTTTACAAGTGTCCGCACATGTTGTACGATCCGTCCGACAAGACTTACGGCGTCTTCACGGTGGACGAGTACATTTTTTGCGATTACAATACGCACACAATAGACGTGTGGCAACGCGTGCGAAAGGAACTGCCGCTCTTCGACGCGATAATTTACACCGAAAAGTCGTACAAATGGCCGAAGCAGTCGGCCTATCAGGTCATGGTGCACATGCGTTGGAATTGCTCGACGCGACGACTCACGAGCGACGTGCAGCAGAGCGTGTCGAACAGCGACGCGATCGCTGAACTCTACCCTCCCGGCATCAAAGTGGTTTCCACGAACAACACCGTGATGTTATTGGAGAACGATCGACCGAAACTCGCCATGTATCCAGACGGTAGTAAAGATCTGAGCTCGCATTTTACGACCGAGTGGCGCGGCAACAATTACGAATTCGTTCACGACCACATAACGAATCAATTCTGGCTGAGCGAGTTGTGTATAGATCGCGGCAAATAG